The Caulifigura coniformis genome includes a region encoding these proteins:
- a CDS encoding RNA polymerase sigma factor — MKESPLPADERPRQEDEQGQWIARTVQPALAFAITLVRNRHDAEDIVQECYRKLLARSGHYNLPRDGVKLLYKSITNAAINHVQRRPATRTSDDLGDVAFPPHAQDGQPPEARLLEQELESAIEQALAQLPVNQRAVLELSGLGHSLLDVAEILNISHGNARVLLHRARQSVAAKLKVFREGEVS, encoded by the coding sequence ATGAAGGAGTCGCCACTGCCTGCCGATGAACGGCCACGCCAGGAAGACGAGCAGGGCCAGTGGATCGCCCGGACGGTTCAGCCTGCGCTGGCATTTGCCATCACGCTGGTCCGGAACAGGCATGATGCGGAAGACATCGTCCAGGAGTGTTATCGGAAGCTGCTGGCGCGGTCAGGCCACTACAACCTCCCGCGCGACGGCGTGAAGCTGCTCTACAAGTCGATCACGAACGCCGCCATCAATCATGTTCAGCGCCGTCCTGCAACGAGGACCAGCGACGACCTCGGCGATGTCGCCTTTCCACCACATGCCCAGGATGGACAACCACCGGAAGCCCGGCTGCTCGAGCAGGAACTCGAAAGCGCGATCGAGCAGGCCCTCGCCCAGCTGCCGGTGAATCAGCGAGCCGTGCTGGAACTCTCCGGCCTGGGGCATTCGCTGCTCGATGTCGCGGAGATCCTGAATATCAGTCACGGAAACGCCCGCGTGCTTCTGCATCGGGCCCGGCAGAGCGTCGCGGCGAAATTGAAGGTGTTTCGAGAAGGAGAAGTGAGTTGA